In Bosea vestrisii, the following are encoded in one genomic region:
- a CDS encoding iron-containing alcohol dehydrogenase, whose translation MAITANWSYPTAVKLGAGRIRELAEHCKALGMKRPLLVTDRGLASLPITRNALDILEAGGLGRAIFAEVDPNPNERNLEDGVRAFKDGGHDGVIAFGGGSGLDLGKCVAFMAGQTRPVWDFEDVGDWWTRASVEGIAPIVAVPTTAGTGSEVGRASVITNSQTHTKKIIFHPKFLPGVTICDPELTVGMPRAITAGTGMDAFAHCLEAYSSPFFHPMSQGIALEGMRLVKTYLPRAYADGADIEARTQMMAAAAMGAVAFQKGLGAIHSLSHPVGAVYHTHHGTTNAVVMPPVLRFNRPAIEERIGAAAAYLGIPGGFDGFYDFVLKLREDLGIPDKLAALGVGTDRIDELAEAAVADPSTAGNPVELTVEAARQLLVEAI comes from the coding sequence ATGGCGATCACCGCGAACTGGAGCTATCCGACCGCCGTCAAGCTGGGCGCCGGGCGGATCAGGGAACTCGCCGAACACTGCAAGGCGCTCGGCATGAAGCGGCCTTTGCTCGTCACCGACCGCGGCCTGGCGAGCCTGCCCATCACCCGCAATGCGCTGGACATCCTCGAGGCCGGTGGTCTCGGCCGGGCGATCTTCGCCGAGGTCGATCCGAACCCGAACGAGCGCAATCTCGAGGACGGTGTCAGGGCCTTCAAGGATGGCGGCCATGACGGCGTCATCGCCTTCGGCGGTGGCTCGGGGCTCGACCTCGGCAAATGCGTGGCCTTCATGGCCGGCCAGACCCGGCCGGTCTGGGATTTCGAGGATGTCGGCGACTGGTGGACTCGGGCCTCGGTCGAGGGCATCGCGCCGATCGTGGCGGTGCCGACCACGGCCGGGACCGGCTCGGAGGTCGGGCGCGCTTCGGTGATCACCAATTCGCAGACCCATACCAAGAAGATCATCTTCCACCCGAAATTCCTGCCGGGCGTGACGATCTGCGATCCCGAGCTCACTGTCGGCATGCCCAGGGCGATCACCGCCGGCACCGGCATGGATGCCTTCGCCCACTGCCTCGAAGCCTATTCCTCGCCGTTCTTTCACCCGATGAGCCAGGGCATTGCGCTCGAGGGCATGCGGCTGGTGAAGACTTATCTTCCGCGTGCCTATGCCGATGGCGCCGACATCGAGGCGCGCACGCAGATGATGGCGGCGGCGGCGATGGGGGCGGTGGCGTTCCAGAAGGGCCTGGGCGCGATCCACTCGCTCTCCCATCCGGTCGGCGCCGTCTACCACACCCATCACGGCACCACGAATGCGGTGGTGATGCCGCCGGTCCTGCGCTTCAACCGCCCGGCGATCGAGGAGCGTATCGGGGCCGCCGCCGCCTATCTCGGCATCCCCGGCGGCTTCGACGGCTTCTACGATTTCGTGCTGAAGCTGCGCGAGGATCTCGGCATTCCCGACAAGCTCGCTGCGCTCGGCGTGGGAACCGACCGGATCGACGAATTGGCAGAGGCGGCCGTGGCCGACCCCTCCACGGCAGGTAATCCGGTGGAGCTCACGGTCGAGGCAGCCAGACAATTGCTCGTCGAAGCCATTTGA
- a CDS encoding aldehyde dehydrogenase family protein: protein MTMIRCVSPVDGSVYAERPALSFDGAKEAVSRARKARKSWARRPLDERVALVLKGVARLNEMGDEVVTELAWQMGRPVKYGGEFKGFNERSNYMAAIASDALMPLVIESSADFERYIAREPHGVVFVIAPWNYPYMTAINTVAPALIAGNTVVLKHASQTLLAGERLARAFHEAGVPEDVFINLFLDHDTTSCLIADSQFDFVNFTGSVAGGRTIERAAAGTFTGIGLELGGKDPGYVMEDADLEAAVDTLMDGATFNSGQCCCGIERIYVHESLYDAFVEKSVAWVSNYRLGNPLDPKTTLGPMAHRRFAEVVRGQIAEAVAKGARTLVDPKLFPQDDGGAYLAPQILVDVDHAMAIMSEETFGPAVGIMKVKGDAEALALMNDSRYGLTVSLWTRDAERAARLGQELETGTVFMNRADYLDPALCWTGVKETGRGGSLSVIGFHNLTRPKSYHLRKTS, encoded by the coding sequence ATGACCATGATCCGATGCGTGTCGCCGGTGGACGGCTCGGTCTATGCCGAGCGGCCGGCCCTGAGTTTCGACGGGGCAAAGGAAGCGGTGTCGCGCGCCCGGAAGGCGCGGAAATCCTGGGCGCGGCGCCCGCTCGACGAACGCGTCGCACTCGTCCTCAAGGGCGTCGCGCGCCTCAACGAGATGGGCGACGAGGTCGTGACCGAACTCGCCTGGCAGATGGGACGTCCGGTCAAGTACGGCGGCGAGTTCAAGGGCTTCAACGAGCGCTCGAACTACATGGCCGCGATCGCCAGCGACGCGCTCATGCCGCTCGTCATCGAGAGCAGCGCCGATTTCGAGCGCTACATCGCGCGCGAGCCGCATGGCGTCGTCTTCGTCATCGCGCCGTGGAACTACCCCTACATGACCGCGATCAACACGGTCGCGCCGGCGCTGATTGCCGGCAATACGGTCGTCCTGAAGCACGCCAGCCAGACGCTGCTCGCGGGCGAGCGGCTGGCACGGGCCTTCCACGAGGCCGGCGTGCCGGAGGACGTGTTCATCAACCTCTTCCTCGACCATGACACGACCTCCTGCCTGATCGCCGACAGCCAGTTCGATTTCGTCAACTTCACGGGCTCGGTCGCGGGCGGCCGCACGATCGAGCGCGCCGCCGCAGGTACCTTCACCGGCATCGGCCTCGAGCTCGGCGGCAAGGACCCGGGCTATGTCATGGAGGATGCCGATCTGGAGGCTGCCGTCGACACGCTGATGGACGGCGCGACCTTCAATTCCGGGCAATGCTGCTGCGGCATCGAGCGCATCTATGTGCATGAAAGCCTCTACGACGCCTTCGTCGAGAAATCGGTCGCCTGGGTCTCGAACTACCGCCTCGGCAATCCGCTCGATCCGAAGACCACGCTCGGGCCGATGGCGCACAGGCGTTTCGCCGAGGTGGTGCGTGGGCAGATCGCCGAAGCGGTGGCGAAGGGAGCGCGAACGCTGGTCGACCCGAAGCTCTTCCCGCAGGACGATGGCGGCGCCTATCTCGCGCCGCAGATCCTGGTCGACGTCGATCATGCGATGGCGATCATGAGCGAGGAAACCTTCGGCCCGGCCGTCGGCATCATGAAGGTCAAGGGCGATGCCGAGGCCCTCGCTTTGATGAACGACTCCCGCTACGGCCTCACCGTCTCGCTCTGGACCCGTGATGCCGAACGCGCTGCAAGGCTCGGGCAGGAGCTCGAAACCGGCACCGTCTTCATGAACCGCGCCGATTATCTCGACCCGGCGCTGTGCTGGACCGGTGTCAAGGAGACCGGCCGGGGCGGCTCGCTCTCCGTCATCGGCTTCCACAATCTCACACGCCCGAAATCCTACCACCTCAGGAAGACAAGCTGA
- a CDS encoding glutamine synthetase family protein: MIQPYTLDALREDVAEGRIDTVLACLVDMQGRLMGKRFHAAFFLESGHEETHSCNYLLATDMEMETVPGYASTSWAAGYGDYTMKPDLSTLCRIPWLEGTALVLCDVLDHHGHEDVPHSPRAILKKQVKRLEAMGLKPFMASELEFFLFDQSYADASASGYRDLKTASSYNEDYHIFQTTKEEGVMRAIRNGLQGAGIPVENSKGEASAGQEEINVRYADALTMADRHAIIKNACKEIAWSQGKAITFLAKWNYGAAGSSSHIHQSLWSADGKTPLFVDKNAEYGMSALMRNYVAGLLAHASEITCFLAPYINSYKRFVAGTFAPTKAVWSSDNRTAGYRLCGAGTKGIRIECRVGGSDLNPYLAMAALLAAGIAGIENKLELEEPFVGDAYGGRDVSEIPKTLRDATAALKGSRMLRDAFGDAVIDHYVRAAQWEQEEYDRRITDWEVKRGFERA, encoded by the coding sequence ATGATCCAGCCCTACACTCTCGACGCTCTGAGAGAGGATGTCGCCGAGGGGCGCATCGACACCGTGCTGGCCTGCCTCGTCGATATGCAGGGGCGCCTCATGGGCAAGCGCTTCCATGCCGCCTTCTTCCTCGAAAGCGGTCATGAGGAAACCCATAGCTGCAATTACCTGCTCGCCACCGACATGGAGATGGAGACGGTTCCCGGCTACGCATCGACGAGCTGGGCGGCGGGCTATGGCGACTACACGATGAAGCCGGATCTCTCGACGCTGTGCAGGATTCCCTGGCTGGAAGGGACAGCACTCGTCCTCTGCGATGTGCTCGACCATCACGGGCACGAGGACGTCCCGCACTCGCCGCGCGCGATCCTGAAGAAGCAGGTGAAGCGACTCGAAGCCATGGGCCTGAAGCCTTTCATGGCCTCGGAGCTCGAATTCTTCCTGTTCGACCAGAGCTACGCCGATGCCTCTGCCAGCGGCTACCGTGACCTGAAAACCGCCAGCAGCTACAACGAGGATTACCACATCTTCCAGACGACCAAGGAAGAGGGGGTGATGCGGGCGATCCGCAACGGGCTGCAGGGCGCCGGCATCCCGGTCGAGAACTCCAAGGGCGAGGCTTCGGCCGGGCAGGAGGAGATCAATGTGCGCTATGCCGACGCGCTGACGATGGCGGACCGGCATGCGATCATCAAGAACGCCTGCAAGGAGATCGCCTGGTCGCAGGGCAAGGCCATCACGTTCCTGGCCAAGTGGAACTACGGCGCGGCCGGTTCCTCCTCCCATATCCATCAATCGCTCTGGAGCGCCGACGGCAAGACGCCTCTCTTCGTCGACAAGAACGCGGAATACGGGATGTCCGCGCTGATGCGGAACTATGTGGCGGGGCTCCTCGCCCATGCTTCCGAGATCACCTGTTTCCTCGCGCCCTACATCAATTCCTACAAGCGCTTCGTCGCCGGCACCTTTGCGCCGACCAAAGCGGTCTGGAGCAGCGACAATCGTACGGCAGGTTATCGTCTCTGCGGCGCCGGTACCAAAGGCATCCGCATCGAATGCCGGGTCGGCGGCTCGGATCTGAACCCCTATCTCGCCATGGCGGCGCTGCTGGCCGCAGGCATCGCCGGCATCGAGAACAAGCTCGAGCTCGAAGAGCCCTTCGTCGGCGACGCCTATGGCGGCAGGGATGTCTCCGAGATCCCGAAGACGCTGCGCGACGCGACGGCCGCGTTGAAAGGCTCGCGGATGCTGCGCGACGCGTTCGGGGACGCGGTGATTGACCACTACGTCCGCGCCGCGCAATGGGAGCAGGAGGAATACGACCGCCGGATCACCGATTGGGAAGTCAAGCGCGGCTTCGAACGCGCCTGA
- a CDS encoding LysR substrate-binding domain-containing protein — MAISYSGLAAFHAVAEAQSFTGAAKTRNVSQPTLSAQVRGLEDAHGVRLFDRAGRQVKLTPLGQSLFVVTARMFAAEDEAESLLAGSRTLQRGHLRIAADSASHVMATLARMRERYPGLTFSLTIGNSSEVVDQIMDFAADVAITARATSDPRIYSVKLRSDDLVAFVSDRHELARHEHMPIEAFAGQDIVLRERGSITREVFENRLSTAGIKPANLLEVQSREAVREAVAFGFGIGVVFAAEFRPEPGLKHIAITGADFDVGEYVVCRAERQRLPLVRSFFDTVQNLIQKP, encoded by the coding sequence ATGGCCATCAGCTATTCCGGACTCGCCGCCTTTCACGCCGTCGCCGAGGCACAAAGTTTCACCGGCGCAGCGAAGACGCGCAATGTCAGCCAGCCGACCCTGTCAGCCCAAGTTCGCGGGCTGGAAGATGCCCATGGGGTGAGGCTGTTCGATCGCGCCGGCCGGCAGGTGAAGTTGACCCCGCTCGGACAGAGCCTCTTCGTCGTCACGGCCCGGATGTTCGCGGCGGAGGACGAGGCCGAGTCGCTTCTTGCCGGCAGCCGCACATTGCAGCGCGGCCATCTGCGGATCGCAGCCGACAGCGCCAGCCATGTCATGGCCACGCTCGCCCGGATGCGCGAGCGCTATCCGGGCCTCACCTTCTCGCTCACCATCGGCAACTCGTCCGAGGTCGTCGACCAGATCATGGACTTCGCCGCCGACGTCGCCATCACGGCGCGCGCGACGTCGGATCCGCGAATCTACAGCGTCAAGCTGCGATCGGACGATCTGGTGGCCTTCGTGTCAGACCGGCACGAACTGGCAAGGCACGAGCATATGCCGATCGAGGCCTTCGCCGGTCAGGACATCGTGCTCCGCGAGCGCGGCTCGATCACCCGGGAAGTCTTCGAGAACCGGCTTTCCACGGCCGGCATCAAGCCTGCGAACCTGCTGGAGGTGCAATCGCGCGAAGCGGTCAGGGAAGCCGTTGCCTTCGGCTTCGGAATCGGCGTCGTCTTTGCTGCCGAGTTCAGACCGGAACCGGGTTTGAAACACATCGCCATCACGGGTGCCGACTTCGATGTCGGCGAATATGTCGTCTGCAGAGCGGAGCGCCAGCGCCTGCCACTCGTGCGTAGCTTCTTCGACACGGTTCAGAATCTCATCCAGAAGCCCTGA